A segment of the Triticum urartu cultivar G1812 chromosome 1, Tu2.1, whole genome shotgun sequence genome:
TGTAAGAGAACATTTAAAATGCCATTGGTATGCCCATATTTGCAACTTCATACGTAGTACGGTAAAACCAATTAGGGGTGGCAAAATTTCTACAGTTATCATTGGTAATCGTAGTGTTTAACTCGTCATCAAGGCCATGATTGTGGACTACTTCCTCCATCCGGGATTATGGGACCTCCTAGTATTTTGATTCAAACCTTTGGTCATCTACATGCCTAACAAAATGCTATGGGTTATATAATAAAAAATATACTACTGGATTTATGTTCAAAAGAGAATTTTCACCCTAAATTTTTACCCTAAATATGAGGGGGGCAAATGAACCCATTCAGAGGAAGTAGGCACCAACCAATAAATTTAGCATTTATTTTAAAATAGCACATAGCCTTGTGTCACTCATCTTCGGGAAGACACGGGCAtacgccgccaccaccaccactagtCCACCCCGCCCCCATCTCTTTCTCCCTACCCCCCACGCCGCCATGGAAGGGTGTTCGTAGCCAAAGCCCGTGCGAAGTTTGTGGTATAGGGGTTATTTCTCTCGTGTGGTGCGCAGTCTCCGCTGTTACAAGTGATGGTCCTGTCAGTTCGTCGGCGTCATCTGACGGCGGAGGTTGGCAGCTGGGGTGGGGTGTTAGAGGCGGCGGATCTCCGGGCATCCCCTGCACAGGATCCTAGATCCAACATATATACGGCATTCAGCTAGATCATACAACCCGCTAGCCTACTCATCTACATGCTTTAGGTGGGGTACGTTGGTCCAGCCATTTCTGGAGCAGTTGCCGGGATGGAGGTGCCTTGGTTGATCGCGGCGCAACCTAGTTGCTCTATGTCCCGTCTTATTGCCTCTTGCTTGCATATTGGGCAAGGCGAATTTTCTTGTTGCCGATCGCAATGGATTTGGTTGCAGTGACAGGTCAGGAATTTAATCATGTGCAGTCAACTCAAAGTTGTGTACTCATATGTATGCATTTACTAATTTTCTTTTGCATgatttctactccctccgttttataaTATAAAAGCGTTTTGTACGCTGTTGTAGTATAAAAAGTTCTTATATGTCATTGTTGTCGAAAAGTTGTGTAGTCTCTCCTCAACGAAAGAGTTGTGCAGTCGAGTGAAGACACATCCATGCACGGCTTGGTCACTGTTTGGTCGCTAATCCGGGGGGATTAGCTTGCGTAGCATGCATGCCAGAGAGGCGTCCTCTTCCATGGAGAAAAAATCAAGTGGTGTTGGTGAAGAGACGAGACGAGACGAGGAGTCGCTAGTCGTTATTACCTGTGCACAGCTAATACCGCCGGCCACGCGTACCCCCTGACGGCGACCGGAgaaagccaaaaagaaaagaaatcagCAAGCAAGCAAACAGTTTCGTGCATCCGACGGCAGGCATGCGGACGCCAACCAACGCCACGAAGCTTCGTCCACCAACAACGGCCGGATGGATCGCGTCGCCAGTCCATTTCCAGTGGGTCGGTCAGCGGCGCTTCCTCACCAAGCTCCCTTCCCTTCCCTTCGTCCTCAATCCAATCCACCAGCCCGCCCCGCCCCCGTCCCCAGCGACAACTCACCGGCCGGAACGCGGTTTTACCTGGCTACCGGCGCTTAAAAGACGCCATCGCCAGCCAACCACTGAACCACAACGCAACACCACCACGCAACGCATCCCGCTCCATCGCCATTCGCCACACCCACCGCACACACGTCTCTGCGCGCGTACGTGCCGAGCTCTGACCGGACGGGCATGGTGCACCACCACCGGGCGAGCCTCCTGCAGCACCACGACCAACAGAAGCTCGACGAGGAGAAGCAGCAGGTGGAGGAGATGAAGGAGCTCCGGGGCCGGCTGGTGGACTACGCGTGCCACCACCGCAAGCACGGCCACGACGCGCTCCTCCTCATGCTCGCCGGCTTCGCCTTCGTCTCCTGCCTCCTCCTGCTCCTCCCCAACagccccttctccgccgccatggaCGACCTCCTGCAGCTCGGCCGCACGCATCGCTGCGACCAGGAGATGGCGCCCACGCCGCCGGCGCCCTGCGCGGGGGTGCCCTACGGCGCCGTCTGCTGCGACCGCTCCTCCCCCCGCGCCGACCTCTGCGTCATGCGCGGGGACGTCCGCACCCACGCCGCCTCCAACGAGCTCTTCCTgctcgacgccgccgccgcggccgacGAGCGCATCCGCCCCTACACCCGCAAGTGGGAGTCCAGCGTCATGAGCACCATCGACGAGCTGCGCCTCCGGGCCCTGCCCGACCCCGAGGGTGCTTCTGCTAACGATGCAGTGCCAGCGCGCTGCGACGTCCGGCACGACGTCCCCGCCGTCGTCTTCTCCACCGGCGGCTACACCGGCAACGTGTACCACGAGTTCAACGACGGCATCATCCCGCTCTACATCACCGCCCGGCGGTACAACAGGAAGGTGGTGTTCGTGATGCTCGAGTACCACGACTGGTGGATGACCAAGTACGGCCACATCGTGGAGCAGCTCTCCGACTTCCCGCCCCTCGACTTCTCCAACGACACCCGCACGCACTGCTTCCCGGAGGCCGTCGTCGGCCTGCGCATCCACGACGAGCTCGCCATCGACGCGTCGCGGATGCCGGGAAACCAGGCCGGCATCCAGGACTTCCGGCACATGCTCGACGACGCGCACCGCGGCCGCATCAACGCCATCatcgaggaggagaacgccgcgccACAAGCCtccccggcggcggcggcactaGCGAAGAAACTCGTCACGGAGCAGCTCGCGGA
Coding sequences within it:
- the LOC125543788 gene encoding xylan glycosyltransferase MUCI21-like, with the translated sequence MVHHHRASLLQHHDQQKLDEEKQQVEEMKELRGRLVDYACHHRKHGHDALLLMLAGFAFVSCLLLLLPNSPFSAAMDDLLQLGRTHRCDQEMAPTPPAPCAGVPYGAVCCDRSSPRADLCVMRGDVRTHAASNELFLLDAAAAADERIRPYTRKWESSVMSTIDELRLRALPDPEGASANDAVPARCDVRHDVPAVVFSTGGYTGNVYHEFNDGIIPLYITARRYNRKVVFVMLEYHDWWMTKYGHIVEQLSDFPPLDFSNDTRTHCFPEAVVGLRIHDELAIDASRMPGNQAGIQDFRHMLDDAHRGRINAIIEEENAAPQASPAAAALAKKLVTEQLADDDKPRLVIVSRNGSRAIENEPELAREAARAGFRVTVLRPRPDTELAQMYRVLNGSDVMVGVHGAAMTHFLFMRPGSAFIQVVPLGTDWAAENYYGEPARRLGLHYIPYKILPSESSLFRRYARDDPVLTDPVAVNAKGWQVTKRVYLDGQNVRLDMARFRRRLREAYGHWAAQRRRQQSQPL